The Lutibacter profundi region CAAATTCACCACCTAAAGTCTGTGTTGAAAACGTACTTGCTATATTGGGTTGTACTACGGTGCTTGTTACATAACCTCCACCAATTTCAGTACCTCCACAATATTCAATAGCGGGTTTATTATTCGCTAATTGCATTAAGTATTCCATTTCTAAAGGGTTTGAAACTTCTCCTGTTGAACTAAAACATTTAATAGCATTCCAATCGTACTTTTCCATACACTTAGAACTTTTCCAATACTTTACAAAACTTGGAATAACGCCTAACATAGTTACTTTTGCATTTTGCACAAATTCACCAAACTCATTATCTGTTGGTGTTCCGTAATACAATGCTATTGTTGCTTTGTTTATTAATGCTGCAAAAACCAACCAAGGCCCCATCATCCAACCTAAATTAGTTGGCCAACAAACCACATTGTTTTTATGAATATCTTGATGATAGTATCCGTCACTTGCTCCTTTTATTGGCGTTGTATGTGTCCAAGGAATTGCTTTTGGCTCTCCTGTTGTACCAGATGAAAACAAAATGGTAATAATATCATCTGGGTTTTGAATTATTGTTTTAAAATTCGTTTTTAAACTTAAAAAGTTCTCAAAATATATATCTTTATTTCTTAAATTGATTTTTTTATCTGATACTTTTAAAATAACTGCTTTTGGAGCATTAGCCTCCACAACTTTTTGAAAAAGAGGCAATTCTTTTCCTGCTCTTTGCAATACATCTTGTGTGAAAATTACTTTAGGATTTGTAATTTTTAAACGTACTGCTATTTCGTTTGATGTAAAACTATCTGCAATGGTAACTATTGGCATTCCTGCCTTAATTCCTGCTAAATAAATAGCAACAGCTTCAACAGTCATTGGCATGTCAATCGCAATTTTATCACCTTGCTTTAAACCTAATTCAACCAAGCCATTTGCAATTTGGTTTACTAAATTTAGAAATTCTTTTTGAGTGACTTTTTGAAGCTCTTTTCCTTCTTCTTGAAAAACCACTGCTATTGCATTATCACTATTTTGAAAACAAGAATCTACAATATTAAATTTAGCGTTTTTTAACCATTCTGGATTTTCAACACCTTTTGAAATATCTAAAATTGAAGTGAATTTTTGTGCTAGTTTAATTCCTAAATTTTGTACTGTTGTTTCCCAAAAAACCTCTTTATTGACAACTGACCATTTCCAGAAATCTGAATAATTATCAAAACCATATTGTTGCATCATTTTATAAATGTTGCTTTGTTTACTGCTTTTTTTCGATGGTTTCCAAAAAGGTTTCACAATTATTTTATATTAAAATTCTGGATCTTCATCTATTGTGTTTTTCAAATTTTCATCTACATCAGTTGTATCATCACAATTAACATCAATACTTAAGTTTTCGGGTTTTTCAAATTCTTCTTGACTTATGTTCAAACTTTTATCTGCATATAACTTTTTATAATACAATGCCCAAATTGGTAAAGCCATGGAAGCTCCTTGTCCTTTCGTTATACCGGCAAAGTGAGTAGATCTATCTTCACCTCCTACCCAAACTCCTGTTGCTAAATTAGGGACTATACCCATAAACCAGCCATCTGATTGATTTTGGGTTGTTCCTGTTTTACCAGCAATTGGATTTGTAAATTCATACGGATACCCTGTAGCTATATTATCAGGATATTTTGCCCATTTTGTACGCAAACGAACTCCTGAACCCGCTTCAGTTACACCTTCTAATAAATTAATTACAACATAGGCCGATTCTTCACTTAAAACTTCTTTAGATTTTGGTATAAACTGTTCTAAAACAGTACCATTTTTATCTTCAATTTTCTGTAGCATCATAGGTTCTACTCTTAGGCCTTTATTCGCAAAAGTTGTATAAGCACCCACCATTTCATACAACGATAAATCAACAGAGCCTAATGCTATAGCTGGTACTTCAAGAATATCACTTTCTATACCGGCACTTTTTGCTAAACTCACTACATTTTTTGGATTTACCATATCAATCAACTTTGCGGTAATTACATTTACTGAGCCAGCTAATGCTTGTTTTAACGTTAATTCTCCTCCATATTTTCCTCCTGAATTTACAGGAGTCCAATCTTCAGGCATTCCATATTTTTCTTTTGGAATTGTATAAGGTGTATTTGGAAACTTGTCGCAAGGAGATAAATTTAACTGATTAATAGCTGTTGCATATACAAATGGTTTAAAAGTAGATCCTACTTGTCTTTTTTGTTGTTTAACTGCATCAAATTGAAAATGTTTATAATTAATACCTCCAACCCAAGCTTTTATATGACCAGATTGTGGTTCTATAGATAATAACCCTGATCTTAAAAAATATTTATAATAGCGAATAGAATCTTTTGGTGACATAATTGTGTCTATATCTCCTTTCCAAGAAAAAACTTTCATTTCGTATTTTTTATCAAATGAAGCTTTTATTTCTTTAACTGAAGCTCCACTTCTTTTCATTCGTTTCCAACGATTAGAACGCTTCATAGCCCGTTCAATAGTATTTGTAATTTGCTTTTTATCTAAATCATAAAAAGGAGCCGTTCTGTTGTGCTTTTGTTCTTTAAAAAATACTCTTTGTAAATTAGACATGTGTTCTTTCATAGCTTCTTCAGCATATTTTTGCATACGAGAATCTATGGTTACATAAATTTTAAGTCCGTCACGGTGCAAATTATAAAAAGTACCATCAGGTTTTGGATTCCTTTTTATCCATTTTTTCATGAAATCTCGTAGGTATTCACGAAAATAGGTTGCGTAACCGTCGCTATGACCTTCTCTATTTACATTTAATTCCAAATCTAATTTTTGAAGAGAGTCTTTTTGTACTTCGGAAATAAAATGATTTTTGAACATTTGATGTAAAACCACATTTCTACGGTTTTTAACCAGTTTTTTTCTTGATTGTCTTAAAGGGTTGAAATACGAAGCATTTTTTAACATCCCTACCAACATTGCTGATTCAGGTATTGTTAATTCTTTAGGTTCTTTTCCAAAATAAATACGGGATGCAGATCTAATTCCCACTGCTTGATTTAAAAAATCGTATTTATTAAGATACATTGCTAAAATTTCTTGTTTGGTATATTGCTTTTCTAAACGAATGGCAATTACATATTCTTTAACTTTTTGAAGGATTCTTTCGGGTAAATTTTTAGATCCTTCTCCATGGAATAATAGTTTTGCTAGCTGTTGAGTAATGGTGCTACCTCCTCCATCTCTTCCCATTTTTAAAATGGCTCTAAAAGTTGCTTTAAAATCTATTCCAGAATGCTCATAAAACCGCTCGTCTTCTGTTGAAATTAAGGCATTTACTAAGTTTTTAGGTAAGTCTTTATACTTAACTGGAGTTCTATTTTCTTTAAAATATTTACCCAACGTTTTTCCATCAATTGAAATAACTTCTGAGGCTAAATTATGTTCAGGGTTTTCTAGCTCTTCAAAGGTTGGAAGCATTCCAAAAACACCCCAAGAAGCTAATAAAAAAAGGAATATTAGTGTTAAAACACCTCCTAAAACACTAAACCAAAACCATTTTACATATTTTGAGAATTGATTATTAGTCATTTCTTTTTTCTTCATTTTTTCACTTTTTCAATTCTTAAACCTACATCTGTTATCCCATTTAAAGGGTTTTTGCCTTCAATATCTTTAGAACTTCTAGTTGCTTGATAAATCGCAAATTTATAATCTCCTTTTTCATAAAATACTACATTTTCTTTATAAAAAAGTTTATTTTCTTTAATATCTGTAAACCCTTGTCCTAACCAATTTCCATACGAATCTGTCATTTCATACTCTAATGTGTCAATTACTTGATTTCCACTAGGGAATTCCATTTTTGTAATTAAAAACAATGAGCTAAATTCATAGTTCTTGTTGTTTCTAATATTAATAAACACATTATTTAAAGAAATAGTATCTTTATTACTAACAATAAAATTAATTGCATTTTCTGAATACCATTGATGATTTTCAATAGGTTTATACTTGTCATAAACCACATTTGAATTACACGATAGTACTAAAAATATACCTGAGTATAAACTTATATTTTTAATTATTTTAATTGCTATTTTCACTTCTTTTTGGAGGTCTTCTTTTTTTATTTTTACGTGTTCTATTTTCCGTACTATTCGAATTTTTACTTTGATTATTTGCCGTTGATTTTTGCTGATTATGAGTTGGCTTTCTCGTTTGGTTACGTTGTTTTACCTGAGCTACGTTTTTTTGCTTATTTTGAGAATTTTTGTTTCTGTTTTTGTTTTTTCTTTTCTTTTTTCTTTTTGGAATATCAAATCTGGTTAAACTATCTTGCCCAACTACATTTTCAAATTTATCAATTGTTTCTTCAATTAAATCTAATTCATATTCTTCTAACGAATGTACTGTTTCATTATTTTTATTTGCTTCAATAATTTCATTAACTTGTTCAAGTGTTAGTTTATACCATTTACTTCTATTTTCTTTGTAAGTATACCAAAATACTCTCTTAAAAATATCCATTTTAATAAAAGTAGCTTCTCCTTTTTCTGTTTTCAAAACAACATCTGATTTAGGAAAATCAGTTAATGCATCTAGATAAGTATCTAATTCATAATTTAAACAGCACTTTAATTTACCACACTGACCAGCTAGTTTTTGAGGATTTAATGATAATTGTTGATAGCGTGCTGCGGAAGTACTTACATTTCGTAAATCTATTAACCATGTTGAGCAACATAATTCCCTGCCACAAGAGCCAATTCCTCCTAGTCTAGCTGCTTCTTGCCTTAAGCCAACTTGTTTCATTTCAACTCTAATACTAAAAGCACTTGCTAAATCTCTAATTAATTGTCTAAAATCAACCCGCTCATCAGCTGTGTAATAAAATGTGGCTTTATTTCCATCTCCTTGATATTCAACATCTGAAAGCTTCATTTTTAATCCCAGTCTACCTAAAATTTCTCTTCCCCTGTATTGTGTATCATATTCTTTACCTCTAGCCAATTTCCAAATATCAATATCTTTTTGAGTAGCTTTTCTATAAACTTTTTTAATTTCCTCACTATCAACATTTAATCCTTTTCTTTTTAGTTGAATTTTAATTAATTCTCCTGAAAGAGAAACGGTTCCAATATCATGACCTGGATTTCCTTCAACAGCAATAATATCTCCTATTGAAATTTTTAAATTATCAACATTTCTGTAAAAATGTTTACGTCCATTTTTAAAACGCACTTCAACAATATTAACTGGTTTTTGACCTGCTGGTAATGACATATTTCCAAGCCAGTCAAAAACTGTTAATTTTTCACAATCTCCTGTAGCACAATTACCATTACTTTTACAACCTTTTGGTACTGTATTTATATCTGAAGAGCAACTATTACAGCTCATATATTCTTAAATTTATTTGAGTTACGTAAAATTTATTTTTTAAATTTTACAATCTTCACTAATTTGTAAAGATAAATTAAAATTACAAACGGTAAAACCTTAAAAAGTGTATTTTTAAGTTTGTTTTACATCAATAATTTTTACCGGACAAGCTTCTTTTGCTTTAACACTTGCATCAAAAATTGTTTCATCGGGAGATTTGATAGTGAAAAACCCTTTTTTTTCTTTAGCATGAAGCAAAACTGATTTACCATCTTTTTTTGACATTTGAAATTGAGCAGGAGCCAATTCAACACAATAATTACAACCTATGCATTTGGCTCTTTGTAAGGTGATAATTACCATTTAAACCTCAACTTTAGTTGAAACTATTTTATACAATTTATCTGATGGGCGAATTCTAAAATCTAACGGAATAGTTACAGAATCTCCTTTTTGTCCTTTTTCGCCTTTTACATCATTTATAAACATTTCTTTCACTTCCATTTCTTGTGCTCCCGTTGTTGGCCCTGTAATTAAAATGGTATCTCCAACAGTTATATCGTAAGCTTCAATTTTAAATTCGCCGATGTTTGATTTTGGAAAATAATGCATTCCTTTTCCTATATACACTTTCTTTTGGGTGGCATGACTTCCAGAACCTTTACTCCATTCACCTAATTTCTGACCTAAATAATACCCACTCCAAAAACCACGATTGTATACTTTTTCCAATTCTAACATCCAAGAAATTACTTTTTCTTTGTTGTAGGTTCCTGCTTCAATACTATCAATTGCATCTCGGTAACATTTAATTACTTTTGCCACATACTCTGGTGCTCTTCCTCTTCCTTCAATCTTTAAAACTTTTACACCTGCATCATCAATTTGATCTAAAAAATCTATCGTACATAAATCTTTTGGAGACATGATATATTCATTATCTAACTCCATTTCAAATCCCGTTTCTTGATCTATTACTGTATATTTTTTTCTGCAATTTTGTTTACAAGCACCTCTATTTGCTGAAGAATTTGCCGAATGTAAACTCATATAACATTTCCCTGAAACCGCCATACACAATGCTCCGTGTCCAAAAATTTCAATTTCAACTAAATTTCCTGAAGGCCCACAAATATTTTCTTTTACAATTTGTTCTGTGATTTTCTTAACCTGACGCAAACTCAATTCTCTACTTAAAACCATAGTATCAGCAAACATGGCGTAAAATTTAACCGTCTCAATATTGGTGATATTTATTTGAGTTGAAATATGAATTTCCATACCAATAGCTCTAGCACTTGCAATTACTGCTTGATCCATAGCTATTACTGCAGTAATAGCGGCATCTTTTGCTTTTTGAAGCAATGTTTTTACAATGGTTAAATCGTGGTCGTAAATAATAGTGTTTAACGTAAGATATGTTCTTACATTCTTCGCTTTACATCTGTCGGAAATTTCTTGTAAATCATCTAACGTAAAGTTAATAGATGCTCTTGCTCGCATATTTAATTGCTCAACTCCAAAATAAATTGAATCTGCACCATTATCTAAAGCGGCTTGCATGGATTCAAAATTTCCAGCAGGAGCCATTAATTCAATCTTCCCAGTAGTAGTCATTCTTTTTTGATTTTTTGCAAAAATACGTATTTTGTGATAACTATTGGTATTTCAATATAATAATGCTACTAAATCTCATTAGATTTTAAAGTGTTTTTGAATTGATAACTTTCATTTTATTAAATTCAGTTATATCAATACTAAAAAGATCTCTTGATGGAAATAAGGAATAACTATTTTTTCTAAAACCACCCAATATGTATAATCGTAATAATACAATTCCGGTGCTTCCATAAACAAATCTATTAAATACGCATTCAATTCTTTAGTTAAAACGTTATATGTGCTTATTTTTCCGTCATTAAAAAGATAAATAAGATTCTCTTTATGTGTTATTGCCGGTTTACCAATTCCATAAAAAAGGTTTCCTTCTTTTTTCCATTTTTGAGTTGTCAAATCAAAAGACTCTATAGATGCTAATGGCTTTTTATTAAAGCTACCTACTAAATAAATTTTATCTTCTATTAAAACTCCTTTTACTTCTTTTGCTATGGGCATATTCCCTAATTGATACCAATTCCCCGTTTTAATATCATACAAGTCTACTTTATTAGAATACTCTTTAAATCCATTATTCTTCTTTTTAATTGAGCCTCCCATTACAATAATATTGCCTTTATACGTGAAAGACGCAAAATTTACCGCTTGATGCGGATTGGTATTGTCAATAATTACAATATCCTTATCTACATCAAAAACTTCTATTTTATCATCTAAATATTCAAATTTACCATTTGCTGAAATGTTTTTACCTCCTACCACATATATTTTATGATTGTAAAAATTTAAATTGTGATACGCTCTTTTTTTAAATTTTGATTTTAGTTTTATCCAACTATCATTTTTTATATCATATAATTGTAAATCATTATTATATTTATGCATTGAAGAGAAACCTGCACGACCTGCTCTATTTAAAAACTCAGTAAAATCTTCTAAATCAGGATAATACTCAAGAGTTTTCATAAATATCTTCTACAACTGAAGCATCTCCACCAATTACATAAATTTTATCATCTATTAATATTGAACCAAAAGAATGCACTCCATTTTTCATAGAAGAAAGTTTTGTATACGAAATGCGTTGTTTTAAGTTTCTCCTTTCAGAAATTTTTACTTCTTCTAGTTTATTTAAATCAATTAATAGATTAACTGAATAATTTTTTTTCTGTGGAACATAGGGAACTTCTAACTCTTTATATGCTATATGCGAGAAACGAATAACATCATTTTTTACAATAACATAAGGAAATTTCAAGTAGTAATTTCCTTTTTCATTAGTTACAGCTCCTCTATTTATTCCTTCCATATACACATTAACACCTTCAATAGGTTTATTGGTATTGGCATCTACTACTTTTCCTTCAATATACTGTGAAAAAGATAAAAATGTTGAAAGCGAAAAGATTAAAAACAATGTAATTTTTTTCATAATTCGTTTATTGTGATTGCCTCAATAATTAAGCCTATTTAAATTCATATTAATATATTGTTTTTCAATTAAATTTTAACAAAAAAATATTTATTTGTTAATTTTCAATTATTTACTGCTTGTTGTTGCTTTTTTTATGAAATTTGCTCAAAATTTAAACTTAATAAAATTATTAAAGATGAAAGTAGCTGTTGTAGGTGCAACCGGAATGGTAGGAAATGTGATGTTGAAAGTTTTAGAAGAACGAAATTTTCCGTTTACTGACTTAATCCTTGTCGCTTCTGAGCGATCAGTTGGTAAACAAATCTCCTACAAAGGAACAGATTATACGGTTATTGGATTACAAGATGCTGTTGATTTAAAACCTGAAATTGCTTTATTTTCTGCAGGAGGAACAACATCAGAAATTTGGGCACCTAAATTTGCTGAAGCAGGAACAACTGTAATAGACAATTCATCAGCTTGGAGAATGGATCCTACTAAAAAGTTAGTAGTACCTGAAATTAACGGAGATGTACTAACTAAAGATGATAAAATTATTGCAAATCCTAATTGTTCAACGATTCAATTGGTAATGGCTTTAGCTCCTTTACATAAAAAATATATCATGAAACGCGTGGTAATTTCTACCTATCAATCGGTTTCAGGAACAGGTGTAAAAGCTGTGCAACAACTTGAAAATGAGGAGAATGGTATCAAGGGAGAAATGGCATATCATTATCCAATTAGCAGAAATGCAATTCCGCATTGTGATGTGTTTTTAGAAAATGGATACACCAAAGAAGAAATGAAATTGGTGAAAGAGCCTAAGAAAATTTTAAATGATAAATCGTTTACCGTTACTGCAACTGCGGTTCGTATTCCAACAGCAGGCGGACATTCTGAAGCTGTAAATGTTCAATTTGAAAACGATTTTAATGAAAGTGACGTCCGCAAATTATTAAATGAAACTTCTGGAGTGGTAGTTCAGGATAATTTAGATACAAATACGTATCCAATGCCTATTTATGCGCACAATAAAGATGACGTTTTTGTTGGACGAATTAGAAGAGATGAATCGCAATCCAAAACTCTAAATATGTGGATTGTTTCAGATAATTTACGTAAAGGTGCTGCTACCAATGCTATTCAAATTGCTGAATATTTAATTAAAAATAACTTGGTTTAAATAAAATTAAAAAAAAGACTGCCTTTTCAGGCAGCCTCTTTTGTTTTGGGGTTTCTTAGTGTTACTTTGAAACCTTTAATACATCTTTAAATATTTGTTCAAGTTGATGTTTAGGGAGTGCTCCCTGTGCCATTTGAGGCTCACCATCTTTAGGAACAAATAAAATAGAAGGAATACTTCTAATACCAAATGCTGCTGCTAATTCTTGCTCAGCTTCTGTATCTACTTTGTAAATATTGATTTTTCCCTTATAAGTTTCACTTAATTCTTCTAAAACCGGGGCAACCATTTTACAAGGGCCACACCAATCTGCATAAAAATCAATAACACAAGGTATATCTCCTTCAAACTTCCACTCTTTATTTTTTTCGAAATTAAAAACCTTTTCTAAAAAAGTTTTTTTAGTTAATAATTCTGTCATTATTTTTAAATTTATTTTTATAAATGTAGCAATTTTAATGCCATTTTTTTAGACGACAAAGTGACATAAAAACTTACAATCATATAGTAACTTAAGTTACATCTGTAAATAAATTTGTACTTTAACGACTCGTTTTAAATCAATTAATAAATTTAACTAAAAACTTTTTATTATGAATTCAAAATTAACAATGGTACTTCGTATTTTATTAGGATTAATCTTAGTTGTATTTGGTGCTAACAAATTTTTTGGTTTTATGCCAAATATGGAAATGCCCGCTCCCGCAGCAAATTTAATGGGTGCAATGATGGAATCTGGTTATATGCTTAAGTTAGTTGGAGCTACTGAAGTTGTTATTGGGTTATTACTTTTAATTAAAAAATGGGTTCCTTTTGCCTTGATAGTTTTGGCGCCAATATCCGTAAATATAATCTTTTTTCATGTTTTCTTAGCTCCTGCTGGAATCGCCCCAGCCGCAATTGTAGCAATTATTAATATTCTATTAATCTACAATAATTGGAATAAATTGAAGATTTTATTTTAAAAAATTTGTTTTATAAAGCAAAAAAACAAAAAACAATTTAAGCATAACGTCATTTTGAACATGGTAAAGCTTTCTATTATTTAGAACTAAACACCAAAATATAACCGTATTGTAAAAGCTGTTCAAAATGACGTTGTGTTTTTTAAAAACATTGATTCATTCAATCTTAAACTATACTATAACTAAATTAATATACTTCTAAAATTTTAGCGTTGTTAAAAGTAATACGCTCTCCAACTTTTTTGCCTAATAACTGCATTCCAATAGGTGAATTGGTTGAAACTGCATAAAATATTTTATTATCAAAACTAATTTCACCTGCGCTAATCGCTAAAAAATAGTTAGCTTTTGTAGTTATAATTAAACTACCTAAACATATAACTTCCGAAGTTTTTTGAATTTCAATTTTAGCTAAAATATCTTTCATTTCTGTAATTGACGCTAATTGTTGACTAGCTTTTTCCATTTCTAACTGCAACATAGCTCTACCTGTTTCATGTTTATCCCCAGCAGAACTTTTTGTTTCAGAAAACAAGGCTTTTTTGTTAAACTCAATAATAGTAGATACTGTATGGTGTTTTTTATTCACAAACAACAAACAAGCTTCGTATAGTTTCTTTTTTATTTTTAAATAATCTTTCATAGTTTAAGAGTAAAAATAACTCACTAAATTTTTATAAAAATTTAAATACCAATATAAACTGCAACAACAATAGCTATAGCTCCAACACTTAATATTACCAAGGTAAATTTAAAAATGAACTTAAACCATTTATCAAAAGGTATACCTGCAATAGCTATAATTGCCATTAAAGCACCTTGTGTTGGGTAAATTAAATCCATCATTACGGCGCCATATTGGTAAGCCAATACACAAACCTGACGAGAAACTCCTATTAAATCAGAAAGTGGAGCTAATATTGGCATTGTTAAAATGGCTTGACCTGAGTAACTTGAAACTGGAAAATGTAATACCGATTGAGAAACCATCATAGAAATAGCTGCCAAGCTTTTTGGTAAATATTGCATTGGTTTAAACAAGCCATATATAATTGAATCTATAATCATTCCTTGCTTTAAAATAATTGAAATACTACTTGCAAAACCAACAATCATAGCTGCAAAAACTAGTTCTTTAAAACCATCAATATAGGTTTCAATGGTGCCGTTCATTCCTAGTTTTCCAATCAAACCAACAAGTATTCCAAGTGCGAAAAATTCAGCAGACATTTCATTGAAACCCCAATTATATTTCATCATTCCAATAATTAAAACAACAAAAGCTACACCAACAAGTGTTAAAATAAGAATACTTCTAATACTTACTTTTTCTGTCAATTCATTCTTTTCTACAAGCTTTTCAATTTTGTTTTTATTTGCATATCTAATAATCATAAACATCCATACTACAAATGCTATAAACATAATTATTAATCTAAATTCACTTCCAGAAAGAAATTCTAAACCTGTTTCTTTTTGAGCAATTACAACAGCAAATGGATTAATTGGGCTAAAAGAAGCACCTAAAATTGCAGAACCAAAACTTATGGCAATAGCCACAAAAGCGTTATAGCCTAAACGAGAAGTTAAATAGAGTAAAACAGGCATCATTGCTATTATTTCCTCTTGCAAACCCATAAGCGCACCTGCAATTAAAAAAATAATAGAAACCAATATTAATACAATTTCTTCTTTCCCTTTGAGCTTAACTGTTAGGTATGTAATTCCTTCTTTTAGTGCTCCCGTTTTTTCAATCACATAAAAACAACCGCCAATTAATAGAATTAGCGCAATTAAATCAGCTCTATCTACTATCCCTTCAGGAATAGATAACATTGTTTTAAAAATAGAAATTGGTTCTGCATCAACTAATTTGTAAGAATTTGGGACAACAGTAACCTGATTCGTTTCTGGATTGGTAATTCTTTCATATTGACCTTGTGGAATAATATAGGTTAAAATTGCAGAAAGGAAAATAAACCCAATCATAATGACTAGCGCATTCGGAAATTTTTTCATTCATTCAGTTAGTTAGTATTTTGTAAGATAATAAAAAAATATAACCTATAGGTTTTTAGGTATTTGCACTAGATAATCTTAATTTTGAAGCTCAATTAAAAAACGTGAAATTTACAGGAAAACGTTATTTAGATTATTCTTCATTTATCAAATCAACGTTTGGTAAACGTGTACAAAAAATTTCATTAGATATAGGTTTTTCTTGTCCAAACAGAGATGGTTCAAAAGGATACGGCGGTTGCACGTATTGTAATAACAACACTTTTAATCCAGCTTATTGTGAACCAACAAAAAGCATCAAAGAACAATTAGAACAAGGCATTTCTTTCTTCGGAAAAAAATACAAATCACAACAATATTTGGCTTATTTTCAAGCATATTCAAATACGTATTCTGATTTAAATTCGCTTAAAAAAATATATGAGGAAGCTTTAAATGTTGAAGGTGTTATTGGATTAGTAATTGGCACTAGACCTGATTGTATCTCAGAAGAAATTATTGATTATTTATCTTTTTTATCTGAAAAGTACTTCATTTCGTTAGAATTTGGTGTTGAAAGCACCAATGAAAAAACGTTGATAAATGTAAACAGGTGCCATACGTTTGAAGAAACAAAAGCAACGTATAAAAAATGTAAAAACAAGGGGTTTCATTTAGGTGCGCATATAATTATTGGCTTGCCTGGTGAAACAAAAGAGGAATTGATGAATCATGCTTTTGAAATTTCTAAATTACCTATTGACACTTTAAAATTACATCATTTACAAATTGTAAAAAATTCTGTCATGGAAGTTCAGCACAAACGAAATCCGGAGAATTTTAACTTATTTACTTCAAAAGATTATATAGATTTTATAACCGATTTTATCAGCTATTTACGACCAGATATTGTAATTGAACGTTTTATAAGTGAAACACCTCAAGATTTATTAATTGCACCAAAATGGAACAATCTTAAAAACTTTGAAGTAGTTGC contains the following coding sequences:
- a CDS encoding TIGR01212 family radical SAM protein (This family includes YhcC from E. coli K-12, an uncharacterized radical SAM protein.), translating into MKFTGKRYLDYSSFIKSTFGKRVQKISLDIGFSCPNRDGSKGYGGCTYCNNNTFNPAYCEPTKSIKEQLEQGISFFGKKYKSQQYLAYFQAYSNTYSDLNSLKKIYEEALNVEGVIGLVIGTRPDCISEEIIDYLSFLSEKYFISLEFGVESTNEKTLINVNRCHTFEETKATYKKCKNKGFHLGAHIIIGLPGETKEELMNHAFEISKLPIDTLKLHHLQIVKNSVMEVQHKRNPENFNLFTSKDYIDFITDFISYLRPDIVIERFISETPQDLLIAPKWNNLKNFEVVAKIDKKLIEKNSWQGKFYQNAK